From the genome of Sphingomonas sp. HMP6, one region includes:
- a CDS encoding peptide MFS transporter, translated as MVDTPTADTPREPDITHVNPAAGETWFGHPRQLARLFSTEAMERFGYYGMRALLTLYLAQHFLFSDTTTTGIYGGFTALVYLTPLIGGLMADRFLGSKRSVKFGAILMSLGYLTLCLGGGEAARPFAIIDGQRYDVTVQGTGAARQQFVREGGQQLLIKGNDDKTVSLLAADGNEVRKIAAGRFEAGGERAPITVFLLLIGLALVTIGNGFFKPNISTMVGALYAQGDRRRDAGFTIFYMGINLGSLFSQILCPLLAVGMGSWGGLGWWAGFALAAVGMMISWLLIQFDGGKLDGIGDRPADAPTNRDVFIYAGAILMIPVVWFLFTNLMNYVPPAAGSGIVGYFLGLPVMGKIMFGTFLVSVPGILGWSYFKGSRAEFQMMLAAMVLITFNTVFWTLFEQAGSSLTLFADRNTDLSVFGWFSISAGQTQFFNALFIVMLAPVFSIMWNAMAARGVEPTIPIKFGIALVSVGLGFLFLVWGSQFAGADYKVGLWWLAGLYLIHSIAELCISPVGLSMITKLSIARIVGLMMGVWFLSIAVAQYVAGIVAQFASVETVGGQVTNLKVSLDTYVGVFTTISEIAIVLGIILLGLSWPLKKWMHGIK; from the coding sequence ATGGTGGACACCCCGACCGCGGATACCCCGCGCGAGCCGGATATCACGCACGTCAATCCGGCGGCAGGCGAGACCTGGTTTGGGCACCCGCGGCAATTGGCGCGGCTGTTTTCGACCGAAGCGATGGAGCGGTTCGGCTATTACGGCATGCGCGCGCTGCTGACGCTCTATCTGGCGCAGCACTTCTTGTTCAGCGACACGACCACCACGGGCATCTACGGCGGCTTCACCGCCTTGGTGTACCTGACACCGCTGATCGGCGGATTGATGGCGGATCGGTTCCTGGGATCGAAACGATCGGTAAAGTTCGGTGCGATCCTGATGTCGCTCGGGTATCTCACCTTGTGCCTTGGCGGCGGCGAGGCGGCCCGCCCGTTCGCGATCATCGATGGCCAGCGCTACGACGTGACCGTGCAGGGTACGGGGGCGGCGCGGCAGCAATTCGTTCGGGAGGGCGGCCAGCAACTGCTGATCAAGGGCAATGACGACAAGACGGTCTCGCTGCTCGCGGCCGACGGCAACGAAGTGCGCAAGATTGCGGCGGGCCGTTTTGAGGCGGGCGGTGAGCGCGCGCCGATTACGGTCTTCCTGCTGTTGATCGGACTGGCCCTGGTCACGATCGGCAATGGTTTCTTCAAACCCAATATCTCGACAATGGTCGGCGCACTGTATGCACAGGGCGATCGACGGCGCGATGCCGGGTTCACGATTTTCTACATGGGCATCAATCTTGGCTCGTTGTTTTCGCAGATTCTGTGCCCGCTTCTCGCGGTGGGCATGGGCAGTTGGGGCGGCCTTGGCTGGTGGGCGGGGTTTGCGCTTGCTGCGGTTGGCATGATGATTTCGTGGCTGCTGATCCAGTTCGACGGGGGCAAGCTGGACGGGATCGGGGATCGCCCCGCCGACGCACCAACCAACCGCGACGTCTTCATCTATGCCGGTGCCATACTGATGATCCCCGTCGTCTGGTTCCTGTTCACGAACCTGATGAACTATGTGCCGCCTGCTGCGGGATCGGGCATCGTCGGCTATTTTCTGGGCTTGCCGGTCATGGGCAAGATCATGTTCGGCACCTTTCTGGTCAGCGTGCCCGGCATTCTAGGCTGGTCCTATTTCAAGGGATCGCGCGCGGAATTTCAGATGATGCTGGCGGCGATGGTGCTGATTACGTTCAACACCGTGTTCTGGACGCTGTTCGAACAGGCGGGGTCTTCGCTGACCCTGTTTGCTGATCGCAATACCGATCTGTCGGTGTTCGGCTGGTTTTCGATCTCCGCAGGGCAGACGCAGTTTTTCAACGCGCTGTTCATCGTCATGCTCGCGCCAGTGTTCAGCATCATGTGGAATGCCATGGCGGCGCGTGGGGTGGAACCGACGATCCCGATCAAGTTTGGCATCGCGCTGGTCAGTGTCGGGCTGGGCTTTCTGTTTCTGGTATGGGGATCGCAGTTTGCCGGTGCCGACTATAAGGTTGGTCTGTGGTGGCTGGCGGGGCTGTACCTGATCCACTCCATCGCCGAGCTGTGCATTTCGCCGGTTGGCCTGTCGATGATCACAAAGCTGTCGATCGCGCGGATCGTGGGGCTGATGATGGGCGTCTGGTTCCTGTCGATCGCCGTCGCACAATATGTCGCCGGCATCGTCGCGCAGTTCGCCAGCGTTGAAACGGTGGGCGGACAAGTGACCAACCTCAAGGTCAGCCTGGATACCTATGTCGGCGTGTTCACCACGATTTCCGAAATCGCGATCGTGCTCGGCATCATTCTGCTAGGCCTGTCCTGGCCGCTCAAGAAGTGGATGCACGGCATCAAATAA
- a CDS encoding GntR family transcriptional regulator, with the protein MTALNSEDSPVYIKLRGTISAAILRGEFRAGDQLPSVRALAAEHGANPLTVAKAYQSFQDDGYVEVRRGVGMFVLPGAAEQLRAAEREHFIKTSWPRIAAHIDLLGLDVADLLEATA; encoded by the coding sequence ATGACAGCCCTGAACAGCGAAGACAGCCCGGTCTACATCAAACTGCGCGGTACGATATCCGCAGCGATCCTGCGGGGCGAATTTCGGGCCGGCGACCAGCTCCCCTCGGTCCGCGCGCTTGCCGCCGAACATGGCGCCAACCCGCTGACCGTGGCCAAGGCGTATCAGAGCTTTCAGGACGACGGCTACGTCGAGGTGCGACGCGGTGTCGGCATGTTCGTGCTGCCGGGTGCCGCCGAACAGCTCCGCGCGGCCGAGCGCGAGCATTTCATCAAGACGAGCTGGCCGCGCATCGCCGCGCATATCGATCTGCTCGGACTCGACGTGGCGGATTTGCTCGAAGCGACGGCGTAA
- a CDS encoding nitroreductase family protein produces the protein MLNDPSTPLSLLATRRSGKPRDLVAPGPDAAQLATILEIAARVPDHGKLAPWRFVIVEADQRAALATLITDAYRVERPQAAANEIAALEQFAHQAPALVVVLFSPRTTSHIPLWEQQLSVGAACMNVLHAALALGFAGGWLTGWPSYSDTVRDAFGAEPERIAGFFFLGTPAKQLEERPRPDMSTIITRYEP, from the coding sequence ATGCTCAACGACCCCTCCACTCCGCTCTCGCTCCTCGCCACGCGCCGCTCGGGCAAGCCCCGCGATCTGGTCGCGCCGGGCCCCGATGCCGCGCAGCTCGCCACCATCCTGGAAATCGCCGCGCGCGTGCCCGATCACGGCAAGCTCGCCCCGTGGCGCTTCGTGATCGTCGAAGCCGATCAACGCGCTGCGCTCGCGACCCTGATCACCGATGCGTATCGCGTCGAGCGCCCGCAGGCGGCGGCAAACGAGATCGCCGCGCTGGAACAGTTCGCGCATCAGGCCCCTGCGCTGGTGGTGGTCTTGTTCTCACCGCGCACCACCAGCCATATTCCGCTGTGGGAGCAGCAGCTGTCGGTCGGGGCAGCGTGCATGAACGTGCTGCACGCGGCACTTGCGCTGGGGTTCGCCGGTGGCTGGCTGACCGGCTGGCCGAGCTATTCCGACACGGTGCGCGATGCGTTCGGCGCAGAACCGGAACGGATCGCCGGGTTCTTTTTCCTCGGCACACCGGCAAAGCAATTAGAGGAACGCCCGCGTCCCGATATGAGCACGATCATTACAAGGTATGAGCCGTAA